Genomic DNA from Spiroplasma alleghenense:
GATTAACCACAGTTATCAAAAGTGGTTAAAATCGAGTTAAAAGTTTTGCATAAAGAAGAAACATTGCTTTTTTACCATTTAGATAATTAATGGAACTCGTAGTTGTAAGAATAGTTTTATCTATCATACAACTACACTTATTGTATGATAAATGTATAAAAAGTCAATATACTTTTGAAAAAAAATAATAAAATTTACAGTATAAAATATTAATTATAAATAGAAAAACTAAGTTCTTATAAACTTAGTTTTTCTATTATGCTGCCGCAGCTGCTGATGCTGGTGCAGATTTTTTGTCTTTTTTACCTGACTTCAAACTCTCTTCAATTAGTTTTTCAAATTCCGCAAACATTTCAGTTGGTGGTTCGGGATCTAGCATTGGTGCTGGTTCTGGAGCCATTACTGGAGCTGGAGCTGGTTGAACCACTACTGGTTCGGGAGCTGGAGCTGGTTGAACCACTACTGGTTCGGGAGCTGGAGCTGGAGCTGGTTCGGGTTTAACTACTGGAGCTGGAGCTGGTTTAACAAATACTGGAGCTGGTTCGGATTTAACTACTGGAGCTGGTTGAGCAACTGGAGCTGGTTGAATTTCCCCTGAACAACTTCTGTTATGACAGCAATTACAATTATTAGTTTTGCTATTAAACAAATCCTCAACACTCTTTGGTAAACTAGTATTCATAATTACTTTATCTAAATTGTAAAAGTAACCATTGTTATTTAGGTAACCATAAGTTGGACTCGAAATTGGACCAACAAAGTAATTTTCTGGATAAGTATAAACTCCCATGTTATAAGTATAAAATCAACGTCCATTAGCAAAGAAGAATTGACCATTTTGACTATAAGTATTTGAGTACATATTATAATTTAAATTTTGTCCGTACATAAGATGACCTCTTTCTTAATCTATATTAATTATACCATATTTTTTAGCTTTTTTCACACTAATTATCAAGTCTGGTTATTTTTTGTAAAAACCAAGTACTCTTCTTCTTGCTTGTTGGCATTTTCTAAATCTCCTTGATAAGAGATATTCATTTTAACCACTCTGCTTTGAGTTGGATTAATCATTGGAGCATTTCTTTTTAAAGTTTGATCTTTATTCGTAATCAATGAGCTTTTAAAGAATTTAATTCATTTCGGAATTAAAGCGAAGACCTCTTCAACTTTACCCACTAGTTGGGCTGAATCTCAAGTTACAACATCAATTCCGTTTGTGGCATAAAGCGCATCGTTTGCAAGAAAAACAAAGTATCCCTTTTCTTGGATAACTTGTGTAATACTTTCAAACTGTATTATTCTATTTTGTTCCATATTTAAACCGCCTTAAAATTAGAAGTTTTCAATAATCTCTTCCATATTAATTGCAATTTTTTCAAAAACATCTAATGGTAAATTATTTCTAACTAAATACAAGAATAAGTAGTTAACCTCAAATTGTTTATTGAAGATAACTATTAAACCGTTTGGAGTAGTTTCGTCTTCAACACAAGAAATATTTTTTGATCTCAGGAATTCAGCTACTTTTAAAGCATCTCCATCAACTACTACTCGATATTTCAAGTCTAAATCGATTGACTTAATTTCTCCTGAATAAAGCAATTTCCCCTCTTCAACAACTGTTAAGGCATCAAATAGTCCATAAAATTCATCGATGTTGTGGGTTGTCAGGATAATTGTTTTTCCTTCTTCTTTAAGACGTTCAAAAATAGCGTAGATTTTTTTTCTTCAAATTGAGTCCAAGTTGGCACCTGGCTCATCAAGAACGATAACGTCAGGATTTTTTAGTAAGGCGATAATTAAACTAACCCTATTTTTCATCCCATAAGAAAAGGCTTTAATTGACTTAGTTCTATGTTCTCAAAGTTCAAATAATTTTACTAAATATCTAATGCGATCCATTCGATATTTTTTTGAAGTAATTCCTGAAATTTTAGCAACTGTGATTAAGTATTTTCATAGCGAATCATCTACTAAAGAAAAGTCTGTTGGTTGGTAGTAACCTAAATTAGCATTTTGTCTTCAACTACTTCTTCTTGATTTTCCTTCAAAAGTAACTTGACCACTATACTTATAAATAGATCCAATAATTGTATTCAAGATAACACTTTTACCAGATCCTGAAGAACCAAGAACAGCATGAAAGTCTCCTCTTTTAATATTGAAATTAATGGGACCAATTTTGAATTTTTTAAAAGTTTTTACAAAACCATTAAATGAAATTATATTGTCGCTCATATTATCGCTCCTTTCTAGTTAATATCCATACGTTTAAATACTACCGATGAAATAATTAGCAGCATTAAACATAGAACTGAATCTGTTGCTACAAACATTCAGCTATTTGATTTATAATTTTTTCATTTATCAAATTTAACATTTAATGCATTTGTGTTTCCATCAACTTCTTTGGCAAAAATCCTTGGATCATCATATGACAGGAACAAGTTTTTTTGATCTTCAAAAGAAATGCTTGAGTTTGATTCAGGATTAAATCAGAAATCCCCGTAAGCAAAACCTCTATTTGATGTATAGAATTGTAAGAATTTTTCTAAAAAGTTAAAATTTGAAACTAATCTATTAAAGTCTGTTTTTTTATTGTAATTTTCTCATGAAGAGTCATTTACAATTGTTAAATTTGTGATATATGTGAAGTCTGAAGTTTGACTAATAAAGTAGTACTCCAAAATTCTGGCTGCTAAATAAGTTGGTTCATAAGCTTTTAGCATGAAGTTAGCCATTGCAGTAGTTGTGGTTGATTCTGTGGCACTTGGTCTTAAAGTTTGACTTGACTCAACATAAG
This window encodes:
- a CDS encoding ATP-binding cassette domain-containing protein, giving the protein MSDNIISFNGFVKTFKKFKIGPINFNIKRGDFHAVLGSSGSGKSVILNTIIGSIYKYSGQVTFEGKSRRSSWRQNANLGYYQPTDFSLVDDSLWKYLITVAKISGITSKKYRMDRIRYLVKLFELWEHRTKSIKAFSYGMKNRVSLIIALLKNPDVIVLDEPGANLDSIWRKKIYAIFERLKEEGKTIILTTHNIDEFYGLFDALTVVEEGKLLYSGEIKSIDLDLKYRVVVDGDALKVAEFLRSKNISCVEDETTPNGLIVIFNKQFEVNYLFLYLVRNNLPLDVFEKIAINMEEIIENF